A window of Lentibacillus sp. Marseille-P4043 contains these coding sequences:
- a CDS encoding NYN domain-containing protein gives MNVIVVDGYNIIGAWDELQRLKDVDMAQARDRLIEQMAEYKSHTGDRVIVVFDAYFVKGITNKLKEYQVEIIYTKEKETADECIEKLVKKLKNVENQVYVATSDYAEQRTIFGRGALRKSARELYIELKNSEAEIEERIDQYTKVKPQIKIPLQKSVLETFEKWRRGKK, from the coding sequence ATGAATGTTATCGTTGTTGACGGTTATAACATTATCGGAGCCTGGGATGAGTTACAACGGTTAAAGGATGTAGATATGGCACAGGCGAGGGATCGCTTAATAGAACAAATGGCTGAATACAAATCCCATACAGGTGACCGCGTAATTGTTGTGTTTGATGCTTATTTTGTTAAAGGTATTACAAATAAACTTAAAGAATATCAAGTTGAAATTATTTATACAAAGGAAAAAGAAACGGCTGATGAATGTATTGAAAAGCTGGTAAAGAAATTAAAGAACGTAGAAAACCAAGTTTATGTTGCCACGTCCGATTACGCTGAGCAACGTACCATTTTCGGCCGTGGTGCATTACGCAAATCCGCCAGAGAATTATATATCGAATTAAAAAACAGCGAAGCAGAAATAGAGGAACGGATCGATCAGTATACAAAAGTGAAACCACAAATAAAAATTCCTTTGCAAAAGAGTGTGCTTGAAACATTTGAAAAATGGCGTCGTGGGAAAAAGTAA
- the rlmB gene encoding 23S rRNA (guanosine(2251)-2'-O)-methyltransferase RlmB → MDQEMIIGKNPVIEALKSGRSVNKVLLSEHLNTSSLGKLQHLAKQADTIVQKVPKSKLDKLANGNHQGVVAYVASYQYATIDDLFANADAKRETPFFIILDELEDPHNLGSILRTADATGAHGVIIPKRRSVGLTATVAKTAAGALEHIPVARVTNIASTMDELKSKNIWIVGTEAEGTEDYRSLDGTMPIALVIGNEGKGMSRLVKDKCDWTVNLPMKGQVSSLNASVACGLLLYEVFRKRYPLGE, encoded by the coding sequence ATGGATCAGGAAATGATTATTGGAAAAAACCCTGTTATAGAAGCATTGAAATCGGGTCGATCTGTTAATAAAGTTTTGCTTTCTGAACACTTAAATACCAGTTCACTAGGCAAATTACAACATCTAGCTAAACAAGCCGATACAATTGTACAAAAGGTACCTAAGAGTAAACTGGACAAGTTAGCGAATGGAAACCACCAAGGCGTTGTAGCGTATGTTGCCTCTTACCAATATGCTACAATTGATGATTTATTTGCGAATGCTGATGCGAAAAGGGAGACTCCTTTTTTTATCATCTTGGACGAGCTTGAAGATCCACATAATTTAGGTTCCATTTTGCGGACGGCAGACGCGACCGGTGCTCATGGGGTTATTATCCCAAAACGTCGTTCAGTTGGTTTGACTGCAACGGTTGCTAAGACGGCTGCCGGTGCTTTGGAGCATATTCCTGTTGCGCGTGTGACGAATATTGCATCAACAATGGATGAATTGAAGTCGAAAAATATTTGGATTGTCGGAACAGAAGCGGAAGGAACGGAAGATTACCGCTCACTTGATGGTACGATGCCAATTGCACTTGTAATCGGTAATGAAGGAAAAGGGATGAGCCGTCTAGTAAAAGATAAATGCGACTGGACAGTTAATTTACCGATGAAAGGTCAGGTATCCTCTTTAAATGCCTCTGTTGCATGCGGTCTTCTTCTGTATGAAGTATTTCGAAAAAGATACCCGCTTGGGGAGTAA
- a CDS encoding Mini-ribonuclease 3 has protein sequence MELDVKQLKSLALAYMGDAVYEVHVRKHLIHSGQVKPNQLHHKAVTFVSAKSQAAVILHWLNNGFLTESEERVVARGRNAKSGSIPKNTSVQTYRYSTAFEALVGYHYLLENNERLTELLTQAIMFVEERSI, from the coding sequence ATGGAACTTGATGTAAAGCAACTAAAAAGTTTAGCCCTTGCGTATATGGGTGACGCTGTTTATGAGGTACATGTCAGGAAACATCTGATTCATTCAGGCCAAGTAAAGCCAAACCAATTACACCATAAAGCTGTCACCTTCGTATCCGCAAAATCACAGGCAGCCGTTATTTTACATTGGTTAAACAATGGATTTTTAACGGAAAGCGAAGAGCGTGTTGTTGCAAGAGGGAGAAATGCGAAATCAGGGTCAATTCCCAAAAATACTAGTGTTCAAACGTATCGATATAGTACTGCGTTTGAAGCATTAGTTGGCTACCATTACTTACTTGAAAACAATGAACGTTTAACGGAATTATTAACGCAAGCTATTATGTTTGTGGAGGAAAGGAGTATATAA
- the cysS gene encoding cysteine--tRNA ligase produces the protein MSITLYNTLTRKKETFVPLQEGKVSMYVCGPTVYNYIHIGNARPAIVFDTVRRYLEYRGYEVDYVLNFTDVDDKIIKTAKEVGEDVPELADRFIDAYLEDVGALGVKKATLNPRVTETMDDIINFIGALIDKGYAYAVDGDVYFKPRAFDGYGKLSHQSIDELRSGARIQIGEKKTDPLDFALWKKAKPDEIAWEAPWGKGRPGWHIECSAMVKKYLGDTIDIHAGGQDLTFPHHENEIAQSEAMTGKSFARYWMHNGYINIDNEKMSKSLGNFVLTRELIEQHDPQVIRFFMLSVHYRNPINFSEELLKGAENSLDRIRTAYHNLEYRKQASLNLEKDNEQWLEKINELKERFETEMDDDFNTANAISVLFDLTKEANIYVELDQTSTTVIDAFQTTIAKFLRVLGVEINQTEELLDDEIEALIQERVEARKNRDFKRADEIRDDLKEKQIILEDTPQGTRWKRG, from the coding sequence ATGTCGATAACTCTTTATAATACGCTGACACGAAAAAAGGAAACCTTTGTACCACTCCAAGAAGGTAAAGTGAGTATGTATGTTTGTGGGCCGACTGTTTACAACTACATTCATATTGGTAATGCTAGGCCTGCGATTGTTTTTGATACAGTAAGAAGGTATTTGGAATATCGAGGGTATGAAGTTGATTATGTTTTGAACTTTACTGATGTGGACGACAAAATTATTAAAACGGCAAAAGAAGTCGGTGAGGACGTTCCTGAGCTAGCTGATCGTTTTATTGATGCCTATTTAGAGGATGTTGGAGCCCTGGGGGTCAAAAAGGCGACACTCAACCCAAGAGTAACTGAGACGATGGATGATATCATTAACTTTATTGGAGCACTGATTGATAAAGGATATGCCTATGCAGTTGATGGGGATGTTTATTTTAAACCGAGAGCCTTTGATGGGTATGGCAAACTTTCACACCAATCGATCGATGAATTGAGATCTGGTGCTCGGATACAAATAGGAGAGAAAAAGACGGATCCGCTTGATTTCGCTTTATGGAAAAAGGCAAAACCAGATGAAATCGCCTGGGAGGCCCCGTGGGGTAAAGGTCGGCCGGGCTGGCATATCGAATGTTCAGCGATGGTAAAGAAATACCTTGGGGATACGATCGATATTCATGCAGGGGGGCAGGATCTTACTTTCCCACATCATGAAAATGAAATTGCCCAATCGGAAGCGATGACAGGCAAATCATTTGCACGGTATTGGATGCACAATGGATATATTAATATTGACAATGAAAAAATGTCGAAATCACTTGGGAATTTTGTTCTTACACGTGAATTAATTGAACAGCACGATCCACAGGTAATTCGGTTCTTTATGTTGAGTGTTCATTACCGCAACCCGATTAATTTCAGTGAAGAATTGCTGAAGGGTGCTGAAAATAGTTTGGATCGTATTAGAACGGCTTACCATAATCTCGAATACCGAAAACAAGCAAGTTTGAACTTAGAAAAGGATAATGAGCAGTGGTTAGAAAAAATAAATGAGTTAAAAGAGCGCTTTGAAACGGAAATGGATGATGACTTTAATACAGCTAATGCGATTTCCGTGTTATTTGATTTAACGAAGGAAGCGAATATTTACGTAGAGTTAGATCAGACATCAACAACTGTTATCGATGCATTTCAGACAACGATTGCAAAATTCCTTCGTGTCCTTGGTGTCGAAATAAACCAAACAGAGGAATTGTTGGATGATGAAATTGAGGCGTTAATTCAAGAACGGGTGGAAGCAAGAAAAAATCGTGACTTTAAGCGTGCAGATGAGATACGGGATGATTTGAAGGAAAAACAAATTATTTTAGAAGATACACCACAAGGGACACGGTGGAAAAGAGGCTGA